One Anastrepha obliqua isolate idAnaObli1 chromosome 6, idAnaObli1_1.0, whole genome shotgun sequence DNA window includes the following coding sequences:
- the LOC129250737 gene encoding uncharacterized protein LOC129250737, with product MPRKPTQPDHRICEQYFTKTTRQDCSGRITVSLPFKDYAIRLGDPFDIARRRFLALERRLLRSPEIRPQYIAFMEEYEGIGHMSVVAQPNLKEPYYYMPHHCVLKPHSTSTKLLVAFDFSCRTSTQTSLNDILLVGPTVQQELYMLLIRFRLYPFAITANITKMYRQVLIENNL from the coding sequence ATGCCACGAAAGCCAACTCAGCCAGACCATCGAATTTGTGAAcaatatttcacaaaaacaaCTCGTCAAGACTGTAGTGGTCGTATTACTGTAAGTCTGCCATTTAAAGATTACGCGATTCGTCTCGGAGATCCCTTCGATATCGCTCGTCGGCGATTCCTCGCTCTTGAGAGACGCCTTCTACGTTCGCCCGAAATTCGTCCGCAGTACATTGCTTTCATGGAAGAGTACGAAGGTATTGGCCACATGTCAGTAGTAGCACAACCCAACTTAAAGGAACCATACTATTACATGCCACATCATTGCGTGCTTAAACCTCACAGCACATCAACTAAACTACTAGTAGCGTTTGATTTCTCGTGCCGCACCTCAACACAAACATCATTGAACGACATTTTGTTAGTGGGGCCCACAGTCCAACAAGAATTATACATGCTTCTAATACGCTTTCGTCTCTATCCTTTCGCCATCACAGCGAATATCACTAAAATGTACAGGCAAGTactcatagaaaataatttatga
- the LOC129249996 gene encoding uncharacterized protein LOC129249996 — protein sequence MFAASNPKYANKIEEELAIKRQRSADSEVSGPSKKQKHRHEMAKPKNGDNERPTTSKAAAAASEIAKRHLIVALTDRSDQLGRMSQERWKVVEMKLLETLFTKMDAEPDAPMPAFDGAGWFSGVKIIKCKDDPTLTWLKEAVKTLHGLWEGASLEIVDRSCIPSIPKAKVFIPRVVKPEYALRLLQRQNTDVPTDDWKVLSVAKPATADGGQDYIIQINKPAEDLLYARFGRMAWGVGSVHLRLKKRNPTDDNHNTLAAGEVEKDLGIEEIMEASLNIQEVETGDLEVVSNPEKVLKPDAESPSDKPPQK from the coding sequence ATGTTCGCGGCTTCCAATCCAAAATATGCGAACAAAATCGAAGAAGAGCTAGCCATCAAGAGGCAGCGTTCTGCGGATAGTGAGGTCTCAGGGCCATCAAAAAAGCAGAAGCACAGGCACGAGATGGCTAAACCGAAAAACGGAGACAACGAAAGACCTACGACGTCgaaagcagcggcagcggccagTGAAATTGCCAAGAGACACCTCATAGTGGCACTCACTGACCGTAGCGACCAGCTGGGGCGAATGTCGCAGGAACGGTGGAAGGTAGTGGAAATGAAGCTACTGGAAACCTTGTTTACAAAAATGGACGCAGAGCCGGACGCACCCATGCCAGCATTTGACGGAGCAGGGTGGTTCAGCGgcgtcaaaattataaaatgcaagGATGACCCCACGCTCACATGGCTAAAGGAAGCGGTAAAAACGCTTCACGGCCTGTGGGAGGGGGCATCACTGGAAATTGTTGATCGCAGCTGCATTCCCTCAATACCGAAGGCAAAGGTTTTCATTCCGCGAGTGGTAAAACCGGAATATGCGCTGCGACTACTACAACGACAAAACACGGACGTGCCGACAGACGATTGGAAAGTGTTGAGTGTGGCAAAACCAGCAACTGCTGATGGAGGCCAGGACTACATCATCCAAATCAACAAGCCGGCAGAGGACCTGCTTTACGCGCGATTCGGGAGGATGGCTTGgggagttggtagcgtgcaccttcgCCTCAAAAAGCGCAACCCGACAGACGACAACCACAACACGCTCGCTGCGGGGGAGGTGGAAAAGGATCTCGGTATAGAAGAGATCATGGAAGCCTCCCTCAATATACAGGAAGTGGAGACGGGTGACTTGGAGGTAGTATCCAACCCCGAGAAGGTACTGAAGCCAGATGCTGAAAGTCCTTCAGATAAACCTCCACAAAAGTAA
- the LOC129250738 gene encoding uncharacterized protein LOC129250738 — translation MDNRTALLKIFSTLKALAIQGLPIRGDNNDERSNFMTFLQARAEDVVELKAWLQRDGHKWLHQRSQNEILELMATTVSMEIIEDIRNAEYCSILLDETSDVSRIEQVSVCLRIVSEDFTAKEHFISFFSTSDTKAKTLFDLVEEIFQKYNLPLSKVRGQCYDGASNVSGNISGLQTRILEKESRALWVVRIKSLKTVTDNYAQLMQFFHDRSVDKEINSAMSAKASGFYDYMESFDCTFYLNMLIEMFDRIEILNKDLQKMNLSVIESYEKVGAVTDVLNASRDSKFEEIWQKSVQAAEDLEIDEPRIPRQRKIPKRLDTENPSPDQDDQDYQTEAELEVDDIDDELASFDQANFLDTTP, via the exons ATGGATAATCGTACAgcgttattaaaaatattcagcaCATTGAAAGCACTGGCTATACAAGGTTTGCCTATAAGAGGAGACAACAATGATGAAAGATCGAACTTCATGACGTTCCTACAGGCCCGTGCAGAAGATGTCGTGGAACTGAAAGCTTGGCTCCAAAGAGATGGTCATAAATGGCTACACCAGAGAAGTCAAAATGAAATCCTCGAACTAATGGCCACCACAGTTTCAATGGAAATTATAGAAGACATAAGAAACGCCGAATACTGCTCCATTTTATTGGATGAAACCTCGGATGTATCCCGAATCGAGCAAGTATCTGTTTGTCTGAGAATTGTTTCCGAAGATTTTACAGCAAAAGaacactttatttcatttttttcgactTCGGACACAAAGGCCAAAACATTGTTCGATCTTGTCGAAGAAATCTTCCAAAAATACAACTTGCCATTGTCAAAAGTCAGGGGTCAGTGTTACGATGGAGCTTCCAATGTTTCTGGCAATATTTCGGGATTGCAGACGCGAATTCTTGAAAAAGAGTCTCGAGCATT ATGGGTTGTACgaataaaatctttaaaaactgTGACGGACAATTATGCTCAACTGATGCAATTTTTCCATGATCGCAGTGTCGACAAGGAAATTAACAGTGCAATGTCAGCCAAGGCATCAGGATTCTACGATTACATGGAGTCTTTTGATTGTACGTTTTATTTGAACATGTTAATAGAAATGTTTGATCGCATCGAAATATTGAACAAAGACCTGCAAAAGATGAATCTTTCCGTCATCGAATCATACGAAAAAGTCGGAGCAGTGACTGACGTTTTAAACGCTTCTCGTGACtccaaatttgaagaaatttggCAAAAAAGCGTCCAAGCAGCTGAGGATCTCGAAATTGACGAACCACGAATTCCGCGTCAACGAAAAATTCCGAAACGCCTCGATACAG AAAATCCTTCACCTGACCAAGACGACCAAGACTACCAAACAGAAGCCGAATTGGAAGTGGACGACATAGATGACGAATTAGCAAGCTTCGACCAAGCTAATTTTTTAGACACAACTCCCTGA